One segment of Nostoc flagelliforme CCNUN1 DNA contains the following:
- a CDS encoding chemotaxis protein CheB, with amino-acid sequence MTQMAENAKNHLPHFNNAAFDIVAIAASAGGLTALTKVLSIPPEFTAAIAIVQHLAPEYPSLMAEILNRRTAITVKKAQEGDCLTPGTAYIAPPNHHLLVNGDGTLSLSQSESVHFLRPSADLLFESVAATYKNRAIGVVLTGTGSDGAMGVKAIKEMGGIIIVQDAKTAEFSGMPSAAIQTGNVDFILPLNEISSALVTLVMGKSY; translated from the coding sequence ATGACTCAGATGGCAGAAAATGCCAAAAATCATCTACCTCACTTTAATAATGCTGCCTTTGATATTGTGGCGATCGCAGCCTCAGCAGGCGGTCTAACTGCTTTAACTAAAGTGCTATCGATACCTCCAGAATTTACAGCCGCGATCGCCATTGTGCAACACCTCGCGCCCGAATATCCGTCGCTTATGGCAGAAATTCTCAATCGGCGCACGGCTATTACCGTCAAAAAGGCACAAGAGGGAGATTGCCTTACCCCAGGAACAGCTTACATTGCTCCACCTAATCATCATTTGCTAGTTAACGGTGATGGCACTCTTTCCTTATCTCAGTCGGAATCAGTACATTTTTTACGTCCTTCGGCTGACCTATTATTTGAATCAGTTGCAGCCACTTACAAAAATAGAGCGATTGGTGTTGTGCTAACTGGAACGGGTAGCGACGGCGCGATGGGAGTAAAAGCAATTAAGGAAATGGGCGGTATCATCATTGTTCAAGACGCAAAAACCGCCGAATTTTCCGGGATGCCTTCCGCCGCAATTCAAACTGGTAATGTAGATTTTATTCTTCCCCTCAATGAAATCTCCAGCGCCCTGGTAACTTTAGTTATGGGAAAATCTTACTAA
- a CDS encoding polyphosphate kinase 2 family protein, giving the protein MNHDAFIVPPGSKISLKKNYDPAYKTEFHEKADAATKLQVDIERLANYQNILYAQNTYSLLIIFQAMDAAGKDSTIKHVTSGVNPQGFQVFSFKSPSAEELDHDYLWRTTKALPERGRIGIFNRSYYEEVLVVRVHPEMLKKQQLPHLPEGNKIWKQRFEEINNFEKYLVNNGVIVLKFFLNVSKAEQKKRFLERIDFPEKNWKFSDSDVRERAFWDDYMNAYEEVFNNTSTEWAPWYIIPADRKWFTRLTVANIICTKLQELNLQSPTVSEEHKQQLLQAKRILEQED; this is encoded by the coding sequence ATGAATCACGATGCTTTCATTGTTCCACCAGGTTCAAAGATTTCTCTGAAAAAAAACTATGACCCAGCCTATAAAACTGAGTTTCATGAAAAAGCTGATGCTGCAACTAAATTACAGGTAGATATTGAACGATTAGCAAATTACCAAAATATTCTCTACGCCCAAAATACATATTCCTTGTTGATTATTTTTCAGGCAATGGATGCTGCTGGTAAAGATAGCACAATTAAACATGTGACCTCTGGTGTGAACCCGCAAGGATTTCAGGTGTTTAGTTTCAAGAGTCCCAGTGCGGAAGAATTAGACCATGACTATCTGTGGCGAACAACTAAGGCTTTACCAGAAAGAGGTCGAATTGGAATATTCAACCGTTCATACTATGAAGAAGTATTAGTGGTTCGTGTCCATCCAGAAATGCTGAAAAAACAACAACTTCCCCACTTACCTGAAGGGAATAAGATATGGAAGCAGCGTTTTGAAGAAATCAATAACTTTGAAAAATATTTGGTAAATAATGGTGTGATTGTCCTGAAGTTTTTTCTGAATGTCTCAAAAGCAGAGCAGAAAAAACGCTTCTTAGAACGGATTGATTTTCCTGAAAAAAATTGGAAGTTTTCAGATAGCGATGTCCGAGAAAGAGCTTTTTGGGATGATTATATGAATGCTTATGAAGAAGTTTTCAACAATACTAGTACAGAATGGGCCCCGTGGTATATTATTCCTGCCGATCGCAAATGGTTTACACGCCTGACTGTTGCCAATATCATCTGCACAAAATTACAAGAACTAAATCTGCAATCCCCGACAGTTAGTGAGGAACATAAACAGCAACTTTTGCAGGCAAAACGCATTTTAGAACAGGAAGATTGA
- a CDS encoding proton extrusion protein PcxA: MKNPFARTANLFRQNLKDYLRSLNVWFLDTPERALLEAQQAAQRIKNIEIEHFEGKKISSQSVNYTENVMSYWQGYLDKNLTTIKVRLIEFRLSRKILNLSNSVLLEKLKIIDEVVENYAIKDEVITNKALVSTSQPLQINQSEINKQPSSNINNIRSTPQSQETRLLSRSMGQRINRIKADITPQTEEEFVRNYRLSKNRTRIAIRFILTLIIVPFLTQQLSKEFLVYPILERSGENNINQIFINSDMEKEALHELHNYQQSLMFKDLLNQAPAISSEVIKEKIKNKAIEIAEEFHIKHNSAISNVFADLISLISFSIIVIISKKEIVIVKSFLDNIVYGLSDSAKAFLIILSTDIFVGFHSPEGWEVILEGFAEHLGLPANRNIIFFFIATFPVILNAIFKYWIFRYLSRLSPSALATLKEMDESN; the protein is encoded by the coding sequence ATGAAAAATCCCTTCGCCAGAACAGCAAATTTATTTCGCCAAAATCTCAAAGATTATTTGCGATCGCTTAACGTTTGGTTTTTAGATACACCAGAAAGGGCACTCTTAGAAGCTCAACAAGCAGCTCAGAGAATTAAAAATATTGAGATAGAACATTTTGAAGGCAAGAAAATTTCTTCCCAATCAGTAAATTATACTGAAAATGTGATGTCTTATTGGCAAGGATACCTCGATAAGAACTTAACTACTATCAAAGTAAGACTTATAGAGTTTCGGCTTAGTCGCAAAATTTTAAATCTGTCTAATTCCGTATTGTTAGAAAAATTGAAAATTATTGATGAAGTTGTAGAAAATTACGCTATCAAAGATGAAGTAATTACCAACAAGGCGTTAGTATCAACTTCTCAACCACTACAAATTAACCAGAGCGAAATCAATAAACAGCCATCATCTAATATTAATAATATCCGGTCTACACCTCAATCTCAAGAAACTAGATTGTTATCGAGGTCAATGGGTCAAAGAATTAATAGAATCAAAGCAGATATCACACCGCAGACGGAAGAAGAGTTTGTCAGAAATTACCGACTTTCTAAAAATAGGACAAGAATTGCCATTAGATTTATACTAACGTTAATTATTGTACCATTTTTAACTCAGCAATTATCTAAAGAGTTTTTAGTATATCCCATATTAGAAAGAAGCGGAGAAAACAATATAAATCAAATTTTTATTAATTCTGATATGGAAAAAGAAGCTCTCCATGAATTACATAATTATCAACAAAGCCTGATGTTTAAAGATTTACTAAATCAAGCACCAGCAATTTCTTCAGAAGTAATAAAAGAAAAAATAAAAAACAAAGCTATTGAGATAGCTGAGGAATTTCACATAAAACATAATAGTGCTATTAGTAATGTATTCGCTGATTTAATATCACTAATTTCTTTTAGTATAATTGTCATTATAAGTAAAAAAGAAATTGTGATTGTGAAATCTTTTCTAGATAATATTGTTTATGGACTAAGCGATAGTGCCAAGGCCTTTTTAATTATTCTGTCTACAGATATATTCGTAGGATTTCACTCACCAGAAGGGTGGGAGGTTATTCTTGAAGGATTCGCAGAACATTTAGGACTGCCGGCCAATAGAAATATAATATTTTTCTTTATCGCTACATTTCCAGTGATTTTAAACGCTATCTTTAAATACTGGATATTCCGCTATCTGAGTCGCTTATCACCGTCGGCATTAGCTACGTTAAAAGAGATGGATGAGAGTAATTGA
- a CDS encoding glycosyltransferase has product MKLSLCMIVKNEAATLPKCLSSVRKVVDEMVVLDTGSIDHTPNIAQQLGAKVYHFKWCNDFSAARNAALKYVTSDWILVLDADETLTPGIVPQLREAIARDEYLLINLVRHEIGAEQSPYSLVSRLFRNHPDICFDRPYHALVDDSVSAIIAKEPHWQVGYLPGVALLHVGYQKSAIAQNNKYAKAATAMEGFLATHPDDPYVCSKLGALYVETGKITQGMELLRRGIIGAEENYDILYELHYHLGIAYSRLQKSPQAISHYQAAIKLPIYPMLKLGAYINLGNLLKAAGDLNGAKTAYATTLKIDPNFVFGHYNLAMIFKALGLFTDAIAYYQNAIALNPNYAEAYQNLGVVLLKVGNHQDSLTAFRKAIALHERYNPEEAKRLRQGLREMELM; this is encoded by the coding sequence ATGAAACTCAGTCTGTGCATGATTGTGAAAAATGAAGCAGCAACACTGCCTAAATGCCTGAGCAGTGTCCGAAAAGTGGTAGATGAAATGGTAGTCTTGGATACAGGCTCAATCGATCACACTCCCAATATTGCCCAACAACTCGGTGCAAAAGTCTATCATTTTAAATGGTGTAATGACTTCAGTGCTGCCCGCAATGCAGCTCTAAAATATGTCACTAGTGATTGGATTTTGGTATTAGATGCTGATGAAACTCTCACACCAGGAATTGTACCGCAATTGCGAGAGGCGATCGCAAGAGACGAATATTTGCTCATCAACCTCGTCCGCCACGAAATTGGTGCAGAACAATCTCCCTATTCTCTGGTTTCCAGGCTGTTCCGCAATCATCCAGATATTTGCTTTGATCGTCCTTATCATGCCTTAGTCGATGATAGCGTGTCAGCAATTATAGCCAAAGAACCTCATTGGCAAGTAGGTTATTTACCAGGAGTGGCACTTTTACACGTAGGATATCAAAAAAGTGCGATCGCTCAAAATAACAAATATGCCAAAGCAGCTACAGCAATGGAAGGGTTTCTCGCTACTCATCCTGATGACCCTTATGTTTGCAGTAAATTAGGGGCATTATATGTGGAAACTGGGAAAATTACCCAAGGTATGGAGTTGCTGAGACGAGGAATCATCGGTGCTGAAGAAAACTACGATATTTTATATGAACTCCATTACCATTTAGGCATTGCTTACAGTAGGTTGCAAAAATCTCCACAGGCTATTTCTCATTATCAAGCTGCGATCAAATTGCCAATTTACCCCATGCTCAAATTAGGAGCATACATTAACTTGGGTAACTTACTCAAAGCAGCAGGAGATTTAAACGGTGCAAAAACTGCTTACGCCACAACTTTGAAGATTGACCCTAATTTTGTTTTTGGACATTATAATCTGGCGATGATATTTAAAGCTTTGGGTTTATTTACAGATGCAATCGCATATTATCAAAATGCAATTGCGTTAAATCCTAACTATGCCGAAGCCTATCAAAATTTAGGAGTAGTGTTGCTGAAAGTTGGCAATCATCAAGATAGTTTAACAGCTTTTAGAAAAGCGATCGCGCTTCATGAAAGGTATAATCCCGAAGAAGCGAAAAGGCTACGCCAGGGGTTGCGGGAGATGGAGTTGATGTAG
- a CDS encoding tetratricopeptide repeat protein — protein MFSKFSIRVAKTFAIATLAIFPATATINQPSYVSDIKFLGIRLTDPPKVATLTAEDFSNQGFDKQKKGDLRGAIAAYTEAIRLNPNYAVAYSNRGSARAEFGDKKGAIEDYNQALRINPNDAPTYYNRGVVRSELGDKKGAIEDYNQALRINPNYALASYNRGVLRAEFGDKKGAIEDYNQALRINPNDAPTYYNRGVLRSELGDKKGAIEDYNQALRINPNYALASYNRGVLRAEFGDKKEAIEDYNQALRINPNYAEAYGNRGNARTQLGDKKGAIEDYNQVLRINPNDALAYGNRGIARTDLGDKKGAIEDYNQAVQINPNYAVAYYNRGVLRADLGDKKGAMEDYNQAVRINPNDALAYYNRGVLRTDLGDKKGAIEDYNQALRINPNDAEAYSKRGAIRFELGDKKGAMEDYNQALRINPNDAEAYSNRGVIRSELGDKKGEIEDYNEALRINPNYALAYYNRGITRSELGDKKGAITDLQQAANIFKQQGKIEDYQKALEIINRLQK, from the coding sequence TTGTTTTCTAAATTTTCGATAAGGGTTGCAAAAACCTTTGCTATAGCAACTTTAGCTATATTTCCCGCTACTGCAACTATTAATCAGCCCAGTTATGTTAGCGATATAAAATTCTTGGGAATTCGTCTAACTGATCCTCCCAAAGTTGCAACACTCACGGCTGAAGACTTCTCTAATCAGGGTTTCGATAAGCAAAAAAAAGGAGATTTGCGAGGAGCGATCGCAGCTTATACTGAAGCAATTCGTCTCAATCCTAACTATGCTGTAGCCTACAGCAACCGAGGAAGTGCCCGCGCTGAATTTGGAGATAAAAAGGGAGCAATAGAAGATTACAACCAAGCTTTGCGGATTAATCCCAATGATGCCCCAACCTACTACAACCGGGGTGTTGTCCGCTCTGAATTGGGAGATAAAAAGGGGGCAATCGAGGATTACAACCAAGCTTTGCGGATTAATCCCAACTATGCCCTAGCTTCCTACAACCGGGGTGTTCTCCGCGCTGAATTTGGAGATAAAAAGGGAGCAATAGAAGATTACAACCAAGCTTTGCGGATTAATCCCAATGATGCCCCAACCTACTACAACCGGGGTGTTCTCCGTTCTGAATTGGGAGATAAAAAGGGGGCAATCGAGGATTACAACCAAGCTTTGCGGATTAATCCCAACTATGCCCTAGCTTCCTACAACCGGGGTGTTCTCCGCGCTGAATTTGGAGATAAAAAGGAAGCAATCGAAGATTACAACCAAGCTTTGCGGATTAATCCCAACTATGCCGAAGCTTACGGTAATCGGGGAAATGCCCGCACCCAATTGGGAGATAAAAAGGGGGCAATTGAAGATTACAACCAAGTTTTGCGGATTAACCCCAATGATGCCCTAGCATACGGTAATCGGGGTATTGCCCGCACTGATTTAGGAGATAAAAAGGGGGCAATCGAAGATTACAACCAAGCTGTGCAGATTAATCCCAATTATGCTGTAGCCTACTATAACCGGGGTGTTCTCCGCGCTGATTTGGGAGATAAAAAAGGGGCAATGGAAGATTACAACCAAGCTGTGCGGATTAATCCCAATGATGCCCTAGCTTACTACAACCGGGGTGTTCTCCGCACCGATTTGGGAGATAAAAAAGGGGCAATAGAAGATTACAACCAAGCTTTGCGGATTAATCCCAACGATGCCGAAGCTTACAGCAAGCGAGGTGCTATTCGGTTTGAATTGGGAGATAAAAAGGGGGCAATGGAAGATTACAACCAAGCTTTGCGGATTAATCCCAACGATGCCGAAGCTTACAGCAACCGGGGTGTTATTCGCTCTGAATTGGGAGATAAAAAGGGGGAAATCGAAGATTACAACGAAGCTTTGCGAATTAATCCCAACTATGCTCTAGCCTACTACAACCGGGGTATTACCCGCTCTGAATTGGGAGATAAAAAGGGGGCAATTACTGACTTGCAGCAAGCCGCAAATATCTTTAAACAACAAGGAAAAATTGAGGATTACCAAAAAGCGCTGGAAATCATTAACCGACTTCAGAAGTAG
- a CDS encoding pyridoxal phosphate-dependent aminotransferase, whose translation MKLAARVSQVTPSLTLAIAAKAKALKAEGIDVCSFSAGEPDFDTPAHIKAAAVKALEEGKTKYGAAAGEPKLREAIAHKLKIDNGLDYKSENVIVTNGGKHSLYNLIVALIDPGDEVIIPAPYWLSYPEMVTLVGGVSVIVPTDATTGYKITPEQLRKAITPKTKLFILNSPSNPTGMVYTPDEIKALAQVVVDADIFVVSDEIYEKILYDGAEHISIGSLGKEIFDRTLISNGFAKAYSMTGWRLGYLAGPVEIIKAASSIQGHSTSNVCSFAQYGAIAALQSPQDCVEEMCQAFAKRRQVMLDRLNAIPGLSTAKPDGAFYLFPDISKTGLKSLEFCDALLEKHQVAAIPGIAFGADNNIRLSYATDMATIEKGMDRLEKFVKSRI comes from the coding sequence ATGAAGCTGGCAGCAAGAGTAAGTCAGGTAACACCTTCATTAACCTTAGCGATCGCAGCCAAGGCTAAGGCACTGAAGGCGGAAGGAATAGATGTTTGTAGTTTTAGCGCTGGAGAACCAGATTTTGATACTCCAGCGCATATTAAAGCCGCAGCAGTCAAAGCTTTGGAAGAAGGCAAAACCAAATATGGTGCAGCAGCCGGAGAACCAAAGTTAAGGGAAGCGATCGCCCACAAGCTTAAAATTGATAACGGTCTTGATTACAAGTCAGAGAATGTCATCGTCACCAATGGCGGTAAGCATTCTCTGTACAACTTAATCGTGGCGCTAATCGATCCAGGTGATGAGGTAATTATCCCTGCACCCTACTGGCTAAGTTATCCCGAAATGGTGACTTTGGTTGGCGGGGTTTCGGTAATTGTCCCTACAGATGCAACGACGGGTTATAAAATTACTCCCGAACAACTCCGTAAAGCAATCACGCCGAAGACGAAGTTATTTATCCTCAACTCTCCATCTAATCCTACAGGGATGGTTTACACGCCAGATGAAATCAAAGCACTGGCGCAGGTAGTAGTTGATGCAGATATCTTTGTCGTCTCAGATGAGATTTACGAAAAGATTCTCTACGACGGTGCAGAACATATCAGCATCGGTTCTCTTGGGAAGGAAATTTTTGACCGCACTTTGATTAGTAATGGGTTTGCGAAGGCTTATTCTATGACTGGGTGGCGTCTCGGCTATTTAGCGGGACCTGTGGAAATCATTAAAGCAGCGAGTTCCATCCAAGGGCATAGTACATCTAACGTGTGTTCCTTTGCCCAATATGGTGCGATCGCGGCGCTACAAAGTCCTCAAGATTGTGTCGAAGAAATGTGCCAAGCCTTCGCTAAACGCCGCCAGGTAATGCTAGACAGACTCAACGCCATTCCCGGATTGAGTACCGCAAAACCCGATGGCGCTTTTTATCTGTTTCCTGATATCAGCAAAACCGGTCTAAAATCCCTAGAATTTTGTGACGCCTTGCTGGAAAAACATCAAGTTGCAGCCATTCCCGGAATTGCTTTTGGCGCTGATAACAACATCCGTCTTTCCTACGCCACAGATATGGCGACGATTGAAAAGGGAATGGATAGATTAGAGAAATTTGTCAAGTCGCGTATTTAG
- a CDS encoding class I fructose-bisphosphate aldolase gives MTTTLIEANSIESLLGKEAEDLLTYKAKVPTDLLHLPGPDFVDRIWLNSDRNPQVIRNLQLLYSTGRLAYTGYLSILPVDQGIEHSAGASFAPNPIYFDPENIVRLAIAAGCNAVATTLGTLGIVSRKYAHKIPFIAKINHNELLTFPNQFDQVLFADVEQAWNLGAAAVGATIYFGSEHSTRQIQEISRAFKRAHELGMVTILWCYLRNNAFKQDKDYHLAADLTGQANHLGVTIEADIIKQKLAENNNGYGAIAKATGKSYGKTDERVYTELTTDHPIDLTRYQVLNCYSGRVGLINSGGATGKNDFAEAVRTAVINKRAGGSGLISGRKTFQRPFEEGVKLFHAIQDVYLSPDVTIA, from the coding sequence ATGACTACAACGCTCATAGAGGCTAATTCTATCGAGTCATTGCTAGGTAAAGAGGCTGAAGACCTGCTTACCTACAAAGCAAAAGTTCCTACTGATTTACTACATTTACCGGGGCCAGACTTTGTAGATCGTATCTGGCTCAACAGCGATCGCAACCCGCAAGTAATACGTAATCTTCAGTTACTTTATTCTACTGGTCGTCTTGCATATACTGGGTATCTGTCTATTCTCCCGGTAGACCAAGGGATTGAACACTCAGCAGGTGCGTCTTTTGCGCCCAATCCGATCTACTTTGATCCAGAAAATATTGTCAGGCTAGCGATCGCCGCAGGTTGCAATGCGGTTGCTACCACTTTGGGGACATTAGGTATCGTTTCGCGCAAGTATGCCCACAAAATACCTTTTATTGCCAAAATCAATCACAACGAATTGCTGACTTTCCCCAATCAATTTGACCAGGTATTGTTTGCTGATGTCGAACAAGCTTGGAATTTAGGGGCAGCTGCCGTAGGTGCGACAATTTACTTTGGTTCAGAGCATTCTACCAGACAAATTCAGGAAATCAGCCGAGCTTTTAAACGCGCCCATGAACTGGGGATGGTGACAATTCTCTGGTGTTATCTGCGGAATAACGCTTTTAAACAAGATAAAGATTACCACCTTGCGGCTGACCTCACCGGACAGGCGAATCATTTGGGTGTGACGATTGAAGCCGACATTATCAAACAAAAGTTAGCTGAAAATAACAATGGTTACGGTGCAATTGCCAAAGCCACTGGTAAGAGTTACGGCAAAACAGATGAGCGGGTTTACACAGAGTTGACAACTGATCACCCAATTGATTTAACTCGTTACCAGGTACTCAATTGCTATTCTGGGCGTGTAGGGTTGATTAATTCTGGTGGCGCGACTGGTAAAAATGACTTCGCAGAAGCAGTACGCACGGCTGTAATTAATAAACGGGCTGGTGGTTCAGGATTAATTTCTGGGCGAAAGACCTTCCAGCGTCCCTTTGAGGAAGGTGTAAAACTGTTTCATGCCATTCAAGATGTTTACTTATCGCCAGATGTGACGATAGCTTAG
- a CDS encoding acetolactate synthase large subunit produces the protein MNTAELLVQCLENEGVQYIFGLPGEENLHVLEALKHSSIKFITTRHEQGAAFMADVYGRLTGKAGVCLSTLGPGATNLMTGVADANLDGAPLVAITGQVGTDRMHIESHQYLDLVAMFAPVTKWNKQIVRPSITPEVVRKAFKRSQSEKPGAVHIDLPENIAAMPVEGKPLRKDNSEKTYASFASIRAAAAAICQAVNPLILVGNGAIRAQASDAVTQFATLLNIPVANTFMGKGVIPYTHQLALWSVGLQQRDYITCGFDNTDLVIAIGYDLIEFSPKKWNRNGEIPIVHIGVSPAEIDSSYIPSAEVVGDISDSLYEILKLADRQGKPDPFAISLRSEIRADYEQYAHDDGFPIKPQKLIYDLRQVMGPDDIVISDVGAHKMWMARHYHCHSPNTCIISNGFAAMGIAIPGALAAKLVHPKRKVVAVTGDGGFMMNSQELETALRVGTPFVTIIFNDGGYGLIEWKQENHFGKGNSSFVHFSNPDFVKYAESMGLKGYRVESALDLIPVLKEALAQDVPAVIDCPVDYRENHRFSQKAGELSCAV, from the coding sequence ATGAATACAGCAGAATTATTGGTGCAGTGCCTAGAAAATGAAGGAGTACAATATATTTTTGGACTCCCTGGCGAAGAAAACCTGCACGTTTTGGAAGCGTTAAAACATTCTTCGATTAAATTTATTACAACTCGTCATGAACAGGGTGCAGCATTCATGGCTGATGTCTATGGACGCTTAACAGGAAAAGCGGGGGTGTGTCTTTCTACTCTTGGCCCTGGGGCAACTAACTTGATGACTGGGGTAGCAGATGCTAACCTCGATGGTGCGCCTTTAGTGGCGATTACCGGTCAAGTGGGAACAGATAGGATGCATATTGAATCCCATCAATATTTAGATTTGGTAGCAATGTTTGCACCTGTTACCAAGTGGAACAAGCAGATTGTGCGACCGAGTATTACACCAGAAGTAGTCCGGAAAGCATTTAAGCGATCGCAATCCGAAAAACCCGGTGCAGTTCACATCGATTTACCAGAAAATATTGCTGCTATGCCCGTCGAAGGCAAACCTTTGCGTAAGGATAATAGTGAAAAAACTTATGCATCTTTTGCTAGCATTCGGGCAGCAGCAGCCGCAATTTGCCAAGCAGTTAACCCATTAATCTTAGTAGGAAATGGGGCAATTCGCGCTCAAGCAAGTGATGCTGTAACGCAATTTGCCACCTTGCTGAATATCCCTGTTGCTAATACCTTCATGGGTAAAGGCGTGATTCCCTATACACATCAATTAGCTTTGTGGTCAGTGGGATTGCAGCAAAGAGATTACATTACTTGTGGCTTTGATAACACAGATTTAGTAATTGCGATCGGCTATGATTTGATTGAATTTTCTCCTAAGAAATGGAATCGTAACGGTGAAATTCCGATTGTGCATATTGGGGTAAGTCCGGCAGAAATTGATAGTAGTTATATTCCTAGCGCCGAAGTAGTGGGAGATATTTCAGATTCCCTTTATGAAATTTTAAAATTAGCAGATAGACAGGGCAAACCCGATCCTTTTGCCATTAGCTTAAGGTCTGAGATTCGGGCTGATTACGAACAGTACGCCCATGATGACGGATTTCCGATTAAGCCCCAAAAGTTAATTTATGACTTACGGCAAGTGATGGGCCCAGATGATATCGTCATCTCAGATGTTGGCGCACATAAGATGTGGATGGCCCGTCATTATCATTGCCATAGCCCTAATACTTGCATTATTTCCAACGGTTTCGCGGCTATGGGTATTGCCATTCCTGGCGCTTTAGCAGCAAAACTCGTTCATCCTAAGCGCAAAGTCGTAGCTGTAACAGGCGATGGCGGCTTTATGATGAATTCTCAAGAATTAGAAACAGCCTTGCGTGTCGGTACACCCTTTGTCACCATAATTTTCAATGATGGTGGCTATGGGTTAATTGAGTGGAAGCAAGAAAATCACTTTGGCAAAGGAAACTCATCTTTTGTACATTTCAGTAATCCTGATTTTGTCAAATATGCCGAAAGTATGGGTTTGAAAGGCTACCGAGTTGAATCTGCTTTAGATTTGATTCCGGTACTCAAAGAAGCCCTCGCTCAAGATGTACCCGCCGTGATAGATTGTCCCGTAGATTATCGGGAGAATCACCGCTTTAGCCAAAAAGCTGGTGAGTTGAGTTGTGCGGTGTAA
- a CDS encoding NAD-dependent succinate-semialdehyde dehydrogenase, whose product MAIATINPATGETLKTFEPLNDAEIAAKLDLANQTFEQYRQTSFSGRSHWLQNAAEILEQDKAEFAKLMTLEMGKPFKAAIAEVEKCAVVCRYYAEHAPGFLADVSVKTDASQSFVRYQPMGAILAVMPWNFPFWQVFRFAAPALMAGNVGLLKHASNVPQCALAIEDIIRRAGFPEGAFQTLLIGAAKVADLMADDRVKAATLTGSEPAGASLAVAAGKQIKKTVLELGGSDPFIVLESADLETAVVTATTARMLNNGQSCIAAKRFIVAEAIADKFEKLLLEKFEVLKVGNPMQPDTDLGPLATPGILQDLDQQVQAATKSGGKVLTGGHPLSDRPGNFYPPTIIIGIPPEASIAKEEFFGPVALLFRVPDIDAAIKLANDSPFGLGASAWTTNNQESDRLVEEIEAGAVFINTMVKSDPRLPFGGIKRSGYGRELSIQGIHEFVNLKTVWVK is encoded by the coding sequence ATGGCGATCGCCACCATTAATCCCGCCACTGGGGAGACGCTCAAAACCTTTGAGCCACTCAATGATGCAGAAATTGCCGCTAAACTCGATTTAGCTAATCAGACTTTTGAACAGTATCGTCAGACTAGTTTTTCTGGGCGATCGCACTGGCTACAAAATGCTGCTGAGATTTTAGAGCAAGACAAAGCAGAATTTGCGAAGTTGATGACTCTAGAAATGGGTAAGCCATTTAAAGCTGCGATCGCGGAAGTCGAAAAATGTGCCGTCGTCTGTCGCTACTATGCCGAACATGCCCCTGGTTTTTTAGCTGATGTCAGTGTAAAAACGGATGCCAGCCAGAGTTTTGTACGTTATCAACCAATGGGTGCGATTCTCGCAGTGATGCCGTGGAATTTCCCCTTCTGGCAAGTGTTCCGCTTTGCTGCGCCAGCCCTCATGGCGGGAAATGTCGGTTTGCTCAAACATGCTTCCAATGTGCCGCAGTGCGCCTTGGCAATTGAAGATATTATCCGACGAGCAGGTTTTCCTGAAGGTGCGTTTCAAACTCTATTAATAGGCGCTGCTAAAGTCGCCGATTTGATGGCTGATGACCGCGTAAAAGCTGCCACATTAACCGGAAGCGAACCAGCAGGTGCATCCCTCGCCGTCGCCGCCGGGAAACAAATCAAAAAAACCGTTTTGGAGTTAGGAGGAAGCGACCCGTTTATTGTGTTAGAAAGTGCTGACTTAGAGACAGCAGTTGTCACAGCTACTACAGCGCGGATGTTAAATAACGGGCAATCATGTATTGCAGCGAAACGTTTTATTGTTGCAGAAGCGATCGCAGACAAATTTGAAAAATTACTTTTAGAAAAATTTGAGGTGCTCAAAGTTGGCAATCCCATGCAACCAGATACCGATTTAGGGCCACTGGCAACTCCTGGTATTCTCCAGGATTTAGATCAACAAGTGCAAGCTGCCACAAAAAGCGGTGGTAAAGTCCTCACCGGTGGACATCCTTTATCAGATCGTCCTGGAAACTTTTATCCACCAACGATTATCATAGGTATCCCGCCTGAAGCATCAATTGCCAAAGAAGAATTCTTTGGCCCGGTAGCCTTGTTATTCAGGGTTCCAGATATCGATGCTGCCATTAAACTCGCTAATGATAGCCCCTTTGGCTTAGGTGCAAGTGCTTGGACAACCAACAACCAAGAGAGCGATCGCTTGGTTGAGGAAATCGAAGCAGGTGCCGTATTTATCAACACTATGGTCAAATCTGATCCCAGGTTGCCCTTTGGTGGCATCAAGCGTTCTGGATATGGCAGAGAATTGAGTATTCAGGGTATACATGAGTTTGTCAATCTTAAAACCGTGTGGGTTAAATGA